Proteins encoded together in one Gemmatimonadaceae bacterium window:
- a CDS encoding phosphoketolase family protein, whose protein sequence is MSDSRFVFDESVSSAVLATEEPAVAETRRVRGPLGDDALRRIDRYWAAANYLTVGQIFLQENPLLREPLRREHIKPRLLGHWGTSPGLSLLYAHLNRVIVERDANVIYLAGPGHGGPALVANVYLEETYSEVYAEVTRDIAGMRRLFRQFSTPGGIPSHVSVPTPGSIHEGGELGYVLVHAFGAAFDNPDLTVVAVVGDGEAETAPLEGSWKCTSFLNPARDGAVLPVLHLNGYKISGPTVLGREDDTAVCELLRAQGYEPFVVSGDVPAEVHQSLAAVLDECFDRIRAIQSDARAGIGGASSIRARATWPAIVLRTPKGWTGPKVVGDKPVEGTFRAHQVPLPNARSDPDQLQALDDWMRSYRPEELFTDQGGLVGELATLSPRGDRRMGANPHANGGRLLAPLVLPDFRRYAVDVPKPAHVRRESTRTLGELLRDTFLANAAPSNFRLFCPDETDSNRLSAVFEVESRCLVERRLSIDDHVSADGRVMEVLSEHLCEGWLEGYLLTGRHGLFVTYESFAMVAASMIVQHTKWLEEAVNLPWRAPVASLNILLTSTCWRNDHNGFSHQGPGLIDVMLSKRGTVARIYLPPDANTLLSVADHCLRSRNYVNLIVIDKQPQLQWLSIDAACEHAAAGASTWAWAGNTEDEPDVVLACAGDTPTLETVAAAWWLRRLAPELRVRVVNVVDLMSLFAPSIHPHGMSDERFVALFTRDKPVVFAFHGYQFAVHQLVHRRPDPSRFHVRGFNEQGTTTTPFDMVALNHMSRFHLAALAIRFSPLSARRAHDLTEELSKHLEQATAYTREHFEDLPQIRDWRWTD, encoded by the coding sequence GTGTCGGACTCACGATTCGTATTCGATGAAAGCGTCTCGAGCGCCGTGCTCGCGACCGAAGAGCCGGCCGTGGCGGAGACGCGCCGCGTGCGCGGCCCGCTCGGCGACGACGCGCTGCGCCGCATAGACCGGTATTGGGCGGCCGCGAACTATCTGACGGTCGGGCAGATCTTCCTTCAGGAGAATCCGCTGCTCAGGGAGCCGCTTCGTCGGGAGCACATCAAGCCCCGCCTTCTCGGACATTGGGGGACGTCGCCCGGCTTGAGCCTGCTCTACGCGCATCTGAATCGAGTGATCGTCGAGCGGGACGCGAACGTGATTTATCTCGCCGGTCCGGGACACGGCGGTCCGGCGCTCGTGGCCAACGTGTACCTCGAGGAAACCTACTCGGAGGTCTACGCCGAAGTCACGCGAGACATCGCCGGGATGCGACGGTTGTTTCGACAATTCTCGACGCCCGGCGGAATTCCGAGCCACGTCAGCGTTCCCACGCCAGGGTCGATCCACGAAGGCGGCGAGTTGGGGTACGTGTTGGTGCACGCGTTCGGCGCGGCGTTCGACAACCCGGACCTCACCGTGGTGGCCGTGGTCGGCGACGGCGAAGCCGAAACCGCGCCGCTCGAGGGGTCGTGGAAGTGCACGAGTTTCTTGAATCCGGCGCGCGACGGCGCGGTGCTGCCTGTGCTCCACCTCAACGGGTACAAGATCAGTGGGCCGACCGTCCTGGGCCGCGAGGACGACACAGCGGTCTGCGAGTTGTTGAGAGCCCAGGGCTATGAGCCGTTCGTCGTGTCGGGCGACGTGCCCGCCGAAGTCCATCAGAGTCTTGCCGCCGTGCTCGACGAATGCTTCGATCGAATTCGAGCGATTCAATCGGATGCGCGCGCGGGCATCGGCGGCGCGTCGAGCATTCGTGCACGCGCCACCTGGCCGGCGATCGTGCTGCGCACGCCGAAAGGGTGGACGGGACCGAAAGTCGTCGGGGACAAACCGGTTGAAGGCACGTTCCGCGCGCACCAGGTGCCTCTGCCGAATGCGCGAAGCGACCCGGACCAGTTGCAGGCGCTCGACGATTGGATGCGCAGTTACCGCCCGGAGGAGTTGTTTACCGATCAGGGCGGCCTCGTCGGCGAGTTGGCGACCCTCTCGCCGCGCGGCGATCGCCGCATGGGCGCAAATCCGCACGCCAACGGGGGGCGTCTGCTTGCCCCGCTCGTGCTGCCCGATTTTCGCCGCTACGCCGTCGACGTGCCGAAGCCGGCGCATGTTCGGCGAGAGTCGACGCGTACGCTGGGCGAGCTGTTGCGCGACACATTTCTCGCCAACGCCGCCCCGTCGAACTTTCGCCTCTTCTGTCCCGACGAGACGGACTCGAACCGGCTGTCCGCGGTGTTCGAGGTCGAGTCGCGGTGCCTCGTCGAGCGACGCCTCTCCATCGACGATCACGTGAGCGCCGACGGGCGCGTGATGGAAGTCTTGAGCGAGCATCTCTGCGAAGGTTGGCTGGAGGGGTATTTGCTCACCGGCCGGCACGGCTTGTTCGTGACCTACGAGTCGTTCGCAATGGTCGCCGCGTCGATGATCGTGCAGCATACGAAGTGGCTCGAGGAGGCGGTGAATCTGCCGTGGCGCGCGCCCGTCGCCTCGCTGAACATCCTTCTGACGTCGACATGCTGGCGGAACGACCACAACGGGTTCAGCCACCAAGGGCCCGGGCTCATCGACGTGATGTTGTCCAAGCGCGGTACCGTCGCGCGCATCTATCTGCCGCCCGACGCGAACACGCTGCTGTCCGTCGCCGACCACTGCCTGCGCTCGCGCAACTACGTCAACCTGATCGTCATCGACAAGCAGCCGCAGCTCCAATGGTTGTCGATCGACGCGGCGTGCGAGCACGCGGCGGCCGGCGCATCGACGTGGGCATGGGCCGGGAACACCGAGGACGAACCGGACGTGGTCCTCGCGTGTGCCGGCGACACGCCGACGCTGGAGACGGTGGCCGCGGCGTGGTGGCTGCGCCGCCTCGCTCCGGAGCTGCGCGTGCGGGTCGTGAACGTCGTGGACCTCATGAGCCTCTTCGCGCCGTCCATCCATCCGCACGGAATGTCGGATGAGCGGTTCGTCGCCCTGTTCACGCGCGACAAGCCGGTGGTCTTCGCGTTCCACGGCTACCAGTTCGCCGTGCACCAGCTGGTGCACCGGCGACCCGATCCGTCGCGCTTTCACGTGAGGGGGTTCAACGAGCAGGGAACGACCACCACGCCATTCGACATGGTCGCGCTGAACCACATGAGCCGTTTCCATCTCGCTGCTCTCGCCATCCGATTTTCACCGCTGTCGGCGCGTCGCGCGCACGACCTGACCGAAGAGTTGAGCAAGCACCTCGAGCAGGCCACCGCGTACACGCGCGAGCACTTCGAGGATCTCCCCCAGATTCGGGATTGGCGCTGGACGGACTGA
- a CDS encoding acetate kinase has product MRILVLNVGSSSLKFQLVETDSDAIANHHDRRLARGQIERIGGEAICTLAREGQPAATTTAALRDHDAAIAYLINWLTTAQRAAPAVVTRVGDIDAVGHRVVHGGERFTASTLVTDEVQRHIEALIDLAPLHNPHNLRGIQAARAVLGAGVPQVAVFDTAFHQTLPERAYLYAIPYQLYRRYRVRRYGFHGTSHRYVAYRYRELTGRARDKTRIITLHLGNGASACAVVQGDSADTSMGFTPLEGLVMGTRSGDLDPAVLDFVATKEGLDLREVDLLLNKQSGLLGISGLTSDMRELIAEEGENGDRRAALAIEIFCYRVKKYLGAYLAAMNGADAIVFAGGIGEHSPMIRARICADLDWLGIRADGAANQKLDGGEGRFDASGSRVELWVIPTDEELLIARDTWRVVNGATPP; this is encoded by the coding sequence GTGCGCATCCTCGTCCTCAACGTCGGTTCGTCGAGCCTCAAGTTTCAGCTCGTCGAAACGGATTCCGACGCAATCGCAAACCATCACGACCGGCGGCTCGCCCGCGGGCAGATCGAACGAATTGGCGGCGAGGCAATTTGCACGCTCGCTCGCGAGGGCCAACCGGCCGCCACGACCACGGCCGCCCTTCGCGACCATGACGCCGCCATTGCCTACCTCATCAATTGGCTCACGACCGCACAGCGCGCCGCGCCGGCCGTCGTCACGCGCGTCGGCGACATCGACGCCGTTGGACATCGTGTCGTCCACGGCGGAGAGCGCTTCACCGCGTCGACCCTCGTCACCGACGAAGTCCAACGCCACATCGAAGCGCTGATCGACCTGGCGCCGCTCCACAACCCGCACAATCTGCGAGGCATTCAAGCTGCACGAGCCGTGCTCGGAGCGGGCGTCCCGCAAGTCGCGGTGTTCGACACGGCATTTCACCAGACGCTTCCCGAGCGTGCCTACCTGTACGCGATTCCCTATCAGCTCTATCGCCGCTACCGGGTGCGGCGCTACGGCTTCCATGGCACGTCGCACCGCTACGTGGCATACCGCTACCGTGAGCTGACCGGCCGCGCTCGTGACAAGACGCGCATCATCACGCTCCACCTTGGGAACGGCGCATCGGCGTGTGCGGTCGTCCAGGGCGACTCAGCCGACACGTCGATGGGATTCACGCCACTGGAAGGTCTGGTCATGGGCACGCGATCCGGCGACCTCGACCCTGCCGTCCTCGATTTCGTCGCGACGAAGGAAGGGCTCGACCTTCGCGAAGTGGATCTGCTGCTGAACAAACAGTCGGGCCTACTCGGGATTTCCGGCCTCACGTCCGACATGCGCGAGCTGATCGCCGAGGAGGGCGAGAACGGCGACCGCCGCGCCGCGCTCGCCATCGAGATCTTCTGCTACCGCGTCAAGAAATATCTTGGCGCCTATCTCGCGGCGATGAACGGCGCCGACGCGATCGTGTTCGCCGGCGGCATCGGTGAACACTCCCCGATGATCCGTGCACGAATCTGCGCGGATCTCGATTGGCTCGGCATTCGCGCCGACGGCGCCGCCAACCAGAAACTCGACGGCGGCGAGGGTCGGTTCGATGCGAGCGGCTCACGCGTCGAGCTGTGGGTGATTCCGACCGACGAAGAGTTGCTGATCGCCCGCGACACATGGCGCGTCGTGAACGGAGCGACACCGCCATGA
- a CDS encoding ABC transporter permease, which produces MFDDSRYALRSLIKAPAFSIAAVLTLGLGIGASTAIFSMVDGVLLRRLPIGVGDRFVHLTQPSTRSPDEGFSMREVAALNAATQSMSGVAEYHSMSFQLYGYGEPLRVQTGVVSDRFFDMLGVKPMLGRTFRPGEEVVGAPPVVVLTHSFWMEQFHGDSSVIGAKFTMNDKIHTVVGVLPPMPSYPNNDQMFMPAGACPFRSAPMMMNDFGMRMVGAFAVLKPGASLDRARSELATLGARNHASHPEAYPAQQRLHYDATLARDEMTARAKPILLTLLATAAFLLLAAIANVANLGLTRQLRRSREMAVRSALGAGEGRLFSQILLENLYLAATGGVLGVGLAAAGIGLLRTTATHFTPRAAEITMSPAVFLFALVLCLVSTVVVAGTPFLHAAARRSPADALRQGNTGAMASRGEHRLRGALVATQVAIAFVTLVGAALIGRSLIALERVDAGLETNNVLTARLTLSFTKYNTNALQRNFASALIDRLQALPGVSSVSMASALPLTINRPQDVKFQIEGSNASAGTPHSDVTAVSGDYFKTIGVPLLAGRTFGAADRDTNTPPAIISQRLAKQYWSGANPVGSRISPDSGRHWLSVIGVVGDVRAAGLAKDVTDEVYLPLASQGVGDLRVFLRMAGPTPPIAKALSGAVHDVDPQQPVSSVQTLEQVRGAQLAEPRLTTTLLMSFAIVALVLSATGLAGVIAYGVANRLPEIAIRLALGSTQERVLLLVMRQGLTLVLVGLAIGFGIALEGSRLVGTLLFHVAPTDLLTYVTVATLLLATAALACFIPSRAAMKADPAAVFRGG; this is translated from the coding sequence ATGTTCGACGATTCGCGATATGCTCTGCGCTCGCTGATCAAAGCGCCGGCCTTTTCGATTGCCGCGGTGCTGACCTTGGGCCTGGGGATCGGCGCGAGCACGGCGATCTTCAGCATGGTCGATGGAGTCCTGCTTCGCCGCCTGCCGATCGGCGTCGGCGACCGGTTCGTCCATCTCACGCAACCGTCGACGCGATCGCCCGACGAAGGATTCTCGATGCGCGAGGTCGCGGCGCTGAACGCGGCGACTCAGTCGATGAGCGGTGTCGCCGAGTATCACAGCATGTCCTTTCAGTTGTACGGGTATGGCGAGCCCCTGCGCGTGCAGACGGGGGTCGTCTCCGACCGCTTCTTCGACATGCTCGGCGTGAAGCCGATGCTCGGACGCACGTTCCGCCCGGGGGAGGAGGTGGTGGGCGCTCCACCCGTCGTCGTGCTGACGCACTCGTTCTGGATGGAGCAGTTCCACGGCGACTCGTCGGTCATCGGCGCCAAGTTCACGATGAACGACAAGATTCACACGGTGGTCGGTGTTCTACCGCCGATGCCGAGCTATCCCAACAACGACCAGATGTTCATGCCCGCCGGCGCCTGTCCGTTCCGCTCCGCGCCGATGATGATGAACGACTTCGGGATGCGGATGGTGGGGGCGTTCGCGGTGCTCAAACCGGGCGCGTCGCTTGATCGCGCGCGATCGGAGCTCGCCACGCTCGGCGCGCGCAATCACGCCTCGCACCCCGAGGCATACCCGGCTCAACAGCGGCTTCACTACGACGCGACGCTCGCGCGCGACGAGATGACGGCGCGCGCCAAGCCGATCTTGCTGACGCTGCTCGCGACGGCGGCCTTTTTGCTGCTGGCCGCGATCGCCAACGTTGCGAATCTCGGGCTGACGCGGCAGTTGCGCCGTTCGCGAGAGATGGCGGTCCGCTCGGCGCTCGGTGCCGGCGAGGGCCGGCTGTTCAGTCAGATTCTGCTCGAGAATCTGTACCTCGCCGCGACCGGTGGGGTGCTCGGCGTCGGCCTCGCCGCCGCGGGAATCGGCCTGCTCAGAACGACGGCGACGCACTTCACGCCGCGCGCCGCGGAGATCACGATGAGCCCCGCGGTTTTTCTCTTTGCGCTCGTGCTCTGTCTCGTCAGCACGGTCGTCGTGGCCGGAACGCCGTTCTTGCACGCCGCCGCGCGGCGAAGTCCAGCCGACGCGTTGCGGCAGGGGAACACCGGCGCGATGGCGTCGCGCGGCGAGCATCGCTTGCGCGGCGCCTTGGTCGCGACGCAGGTCGCGATCGCGTTCGTGACGCTCGTCGGCGCGGCGCTGATCGGGCGGAGCCTCATCGCGCTCGAGCGCGTCGACGCCGGCCTGGAAACGAACAACGTCCTCACCGCGCGCCTCACGCTGAGCTTCACGAAGTACAACACGAACGCGCTCCAGCGGAACTTCGCGTCGGCGCTGATCGACCGGCTGCAGGCGCTGCCCGGTGTGTCATCGGTCTCGATGGCGAGCGCGCTGCCGCTGACGATCAACCGGCCGCAGGACGTGAAGTTTCAGATCGAAGGGTCCAACGCGTCGGCCGGCACGCCGCACAGCGACGTGACCGCGGTGAGTGGCGATTACTTCAAGACGATCGGCGTGCCGCTGCTCGCCGGCCGTACGTTCGGCGCGGCGGATCGGGATACGAACACGCCGCCGGCCATCATCAGCCAGCGGCTGGCGAAGCAGTATTGGAGCGGAGCGAATCCGGTCGGCAGCCGAATCTCGCCGGACAGCGGACGCCACTGGCTCTCGGTCATCGGGGTCGTCGGCGACGTGCGCGCGGCCGGATTGGCGAAGGACGTCACCGATGAGGTGTATCTCCCGTTGGCGAGCCAAGGAGTCGGCGATCTGCGCGTGTTCTTGCGCATGGCTGGCCCGACACCCCCGATCGCGAAAGCGCTCAGCGGCGCGGTGCACGACGTGGATCCACAACAGCCCGTCTCGTCGGTGCAGACCCTCGAGCAGGTTCGCGGCGCACAACTCGCCGAGCCGCGTTTGACGACGACGCTGCTCATGTCGTTCGCGATCGTCGCGTTGGTGCTCAGCGCGACGGGACTCGCCGGCGTGATCGCGTACGGCGTCGCGAATCGGCTGCCGGAGATCGCCATTCGGCTCGCGCTCGGATCGACTCAGGAGCGCGTTCTGCTCCTCGTCATGCGACAGGGCCTGACGCTCGTGCTGGTCGGTTTGGCGATTGGGTTTGGTATTGCGCTCGAGGGCAGTCGCCTGGTCGGCACCCTGCTCTTTCATGTGGCACCGACCGACCTGCTCACCTACGTGACTGTCGCGACGCTCCTGTTGGCGACGGCGGCGCTGGCGTGCTTCATCCCGTCGCGAGCCGCGATGAAGGCGGATCCCGCCGCGGTATTCCGCGGCGGCTAA